The sequence below is a genomic window from Gouania willdenowi chromosome 12, fGouWil2.1, whole genome shotgun sequence.
AATAAAGATCCAAACAAACTTTCCAGCGGAATTTCAaccttttgcatctttttttcgAGCAAACTATCTTAAATGTATTGATCTCTGAGGCCTACGCTACATGTTTTTATCTGATCAAATTTTTTGTCTTCGGCAGCTTTAAAATCACCACAGCCCAAACAATTTTAgggtagttttatttatttcatttttaaaatgtatttattttggacacattaaaaaatcaacattaaatCTGCAAGGAGGGAACATAGCCCAAAGGGCAAACAAtttaaaggggcggtattatgctatttttcacccatctccatttgttctaagaaccccaacaacatagtatttgatgtttattttcccaaacccacctgttttccagagttttagcctctgaaaagtcactttctgagcagttctaaaaacgggctgttttggggcctacttttgcatattcatgagtgggtgtgtaaGTAGACGTAAACTTCAGTGATCACCAAACCgattttctttttgctatccacataCTGATAGTTTTCAGCCAAAGACTgcacattacaataaaacacatggctatttaagcggctatagTGATTGTGAGTTCATCTCAGCACTGCTTCAGGCTGTGTGttcatcacagcagcagcagcggagtaattcagctgcttcaaacattcaccggagtgttaagctgctaagtcactttcttctcctcctcatctctattaaccacagaaatagtgcatttaaggtgataatcatttgttttgtctaaccgctgcattgcattgggtcacaaacatgcaaatcatgtcaaaggcaatacgaggcgatataacggatactaaaaatggaactgctccctggtGCTACATCGtcgctgcccactgctcctcagggagaagttaaatgcagagaacacattttgtgtatgtagctttacatacagtggggaaaaaaagtatttagtcagtcaccaattgtgcaagtactcccacttaaaaagatgagagaggccagtcattttcatcatagctgtacctcaactatgagagacaaaatcaGGAaataaaatccagaaaatcacattgtaggatttttaatgaaataattggtaaatccctcggtaaaataagtatttggtcacctacaaacaagcaagatttctggctctcacagacctgtaacttcttctttaagaggttcctctgtcctccactcgttacctatattaatggcacctgtttgaactcgttatctgtataaaagacacctgtccacaacctcagtCACACTcgaaactccactatggccaagaccaaagagctgtcaaaagacaccagaaacaaaattgtagacctgcaccaggctggaaagactgaatctgcaataggtaagcagcttggtgtgaagaaatcaactgtgggatcaattattaaaaaatggaaGCCATATAAGACCACTCctaatctccctcgatctggggctccacgcaagatctcaccccatggggtcaaaatgatcagaagaacggtgagcaaaaatcccagaaccacacggagGGActtagtgaatgacctgcagagagctgggaccaaagtaacaaagactaccatcagtaacacactacgccgccagggaatcaaatcctgcagtgccagacgtgtcccccagcttaagccagtacatgtctgGATccatctgaagtttgctagagagcatttggatgatccagaagaggattggacgaatgtcatatggtcagatgaaaccaaaatagaactttttggtaaaaactcaactcgtcgtgttcggagaagaaagaacaccatacctactgtaaagcatgggggtggtaacatcatgctttggagCTGTGTCTTCCtgggcaacgaaggagtggcttcgtaagaaccatttcaaggtcctggagtggcccagccagtctccagatctcatccccatagaaaatctttgaaGGGAGTTGAAGGtccgtgttgcccagcgacagccccaaaacatcactgctctagaggagttcagcatggaggaatgggccaaaatacaagcaacagtgtgtgaaaaccttgtaaagacttacagaaaaagTTTGACTTCTGTCACTGCCAAAAAAGGgaacattacaaagtattgctattgaccaaatacttattttatgtcataatttgtaaataaattcattaaaaatcctagaatgggattttctggatttttttccccattttgtctctcatagttgaggtattcCTGTGATAAAAATTACAggcctcatctttttaagtgggagatcttgcacaattggtggctgactgaatacttttttgccccactgtatatgaCAAtcaagtataatgtatattctatattaaacaacaatgtttgttttaactgtgggctagtttgagagggaggagctcacattcttatagggtaggaggagccaggattgccaggaggaggagtttacgCTTGGTGATGTCAAGTAGCGGGGAAAATCCAAcacgcccgtttggagctgactttttacaaaatgtggtatagcaagggagggaggaaactttggccctctgaatcaggctaaaggaatgtatatcactgaaTCAATggataagatgttttttttaactgccttttaaagattattattgtatttgtatcAGAGCcacctttgttgtttttgtgtaggtAGTAGATCCAGCTGATCAAATATTTTCACTCACATCCAAAGTTAACTCTGATttgtttgaatggtgaaaaaatATGAATGAGCATGTCAGGTGGGACTCCCAGACTACATTGTAGTGTTCTAATTCTGATTAAAGAAGCTCTCTAACAAGAGTCAGGTTGTGTTAGTCACTTGTTACAGTAACAGCTTTTCTCTCCCCTCTAAAGATGTGACTTCCGGTCCTTTTTACACATCgtggtggaaaaaaacaagGATATTTGGGAGCCTCCTTCAGAGCTCAATTAAAAACACTAAGAGGCAGACTACATTAGGGACAATAAACCCTTTCCTTTAAGGTGGATGATGTGCCGTTGTACCTCGCATCCGATGAATAAGTGTCCCATAGGCGCTGTCCAACTGGTATGTGAAAATGAAGCCCAGAGGAATGATGGGAGTGAAGAGGGCTGGCTTCTTCTTTTTAATGGCACTGAGGACAAACgtcaataaaaataacatttattcacatgtcaGGCAGTCACATACACGGGAAAATGTCACATGGCAGCAGTAAAGGCCACAGGCCAAAGAATAGGAGCAGTGATTGAACAGTGAAGCTGTGAAGACTCGCTTCAGTGATGACTTCACACTTTGTAGCCGTCACTATCCTGCCAGCACAGGTTTTTCTCTCACTATGCTTCATTACTGCCAGTGTCaacgtgtgcatgtgtgttcaATCACAAAATTATGATTCCAGAgacttgcatttttttccagttattaaattataaattattttttatcctcagaaagtcaattacaattatgttctcaattactaaagttcaattacagttaatcacaattacagagcctgagataaataacctaataaaagttgaaGCAGAACtcagtaacttgtgcttagcgctccccctaaaggtccctttggttaggtcactgtcgtaaacactacacatcccccgccgcctgccccaccccacagctacatgcgcacctttgctctcccaagacggtagcaaccgatcactgaaaaatcgtAATataacagtgacactaagggtgctttcacacatatagtcccatgtgaccatgtgaacagtgtgaggaagagagacaagtacaataaattaatgatgtgggagtaatacagaAGGGAGTGCTGACAAAGAGGctctgaagatggatggatggatggatatttgtgtgtgtgctgcctgatggagcgctaggttgcgagtgtgtgtgggTTCCTGTTGCTGCGAcaacagtgtgtttgtgttgggcTGCTGTAAAGACAGCAGGggtgatgaaagaccccccaatcaccccataaacacttgtattaccctcacagggtgtgttaaattacaattgacaatttttgttgaattctcatggcaattacaaatacaaagtcaattatctgaactcaattacaattacgacagcaacagattttttaaattacaattttaattacgccataattgtagttcgttatcaattacacgattagaattataattgaccccaaccctggagtgtgtgtgtcattaaagacagtgtaaaaacaaaactcaCCCCACAGTGAGTCCGAAGGTGGCCACGGTGAAGAAAGCCCCATAGTATTTGAGGAACTCTCTGGACCAGGCGATCTGCATGGCCATCTGTCGCTCTCTCATCTGGTTCTGCATCTGGATCTGACGCTCCAGCTGCAAATCATCACAGGCTCATGAACCTCACTTTACATCCATTATTTATCACATTAATTCCACACACACAACGTGTTCAAACCAGCACAACTATTTATAATGAAATAACAAGTGATTGTATCTAAGTGTAATTAGAAAACTGTCATTGGGttgttaaacagttaaaatccATATCCCAACTCTTAAACTGGAGGTACAGTATATTgggaatttaaaaagaaatctacTTTGTATAATGAAATTGCCAAATGAGTGGAACATATTTGAACACTTATGTGCACTTATGCACACACGTGCTTAGCATAAGAATCTCATCCTGCATGACTGAGTGACATTCACTTTATTCAATGAATGTGAACATGTCAGTGAGAAGCTGTTATTTTCATTTGACATCACAATGACGCCGAGGCAAAAGCTTACGCAAACGGACCAATCAGAAGGCTGCGTGACAGAAATTACAGCGTTTGAGATTTATAAATGTGGTTGTCATAACTGCAGAAACTGGTTCCGCAGTTTTCATGTGTGCTCGTTCATTATTTAGATTAAACACTAATGATTCATTTACCATGTCTGCACATGTCGTtgtgacagctatgcatgttttttttttctttttttaaaaaacatttaatttcaaaatgtttttaaaaaaacaaaaacatttacatgaCAGCAGTATTGACCATATTGTCAGTatcaacaaaaataatgacacagtaaaataataataatgaataaataaatattaataaatatttctaaataatttaaaaaaaataaagaatagaaaataataaagatttttctgtcaaaaaaaataattattgccTTTATTAAATCGCATTTTTGTGACCATCGCCAATTCTCTTACAAATTGACATATTTTCGCAAAgcatattttcatgtttgtcaccATCTCTCCTATGACTGTCTTGTAAGAGACCTTTATCACCTGAAATCTATTAAAAATGCTgtatttaaaaggaaaatacaactttttttttaaaggaatacttccaaaaaataacctaaaataactaaaaaaacacaacatgacaacaaagttaatgactaaaaatacacagtgatagacgatagaaaaatatacattacagacacacaaaagaacGTAAAAACAATAAACGTCAGGTGTGAGGggagagaaaataaaataaaataaaatcataaaaacctTCTATTGTGTCCCGTTTTAAAGCTCAGATCCAtcgttattctaaatactgacatagatgttgataatgtagctctcagatcagacaatcacatttttgtggcactTGCTCTGATAACAGCAGCCTATCTATGGCCTAGAACCTAAAAAATTGAATAggcacttatttttttttacatttgcattTAACACAGATCATGCTTTGCTCTCCTGTGGCGACTGGTGGGAACCATGTAATAAATATCAAGTGGAGTAACCAGCAGACTATAGAATGGGAACTGTGGGGACGTTAGTggatgaaaaagaaagaaactaaaATCATGTAAACAAGTTGGAAGTGTCAAGCTGTACTCATTGTTCTGAAACGTCACGTCAAGATAGAAGTCCATTAAAAACCACTTCCATtaacaaaacacaattaaaataaaaccttaatCTAGTGAAATGCTTGAGTGGACTTTTAGGCTGATTGTGAAGCACGTGGTTAACTGCTGTGAACAGAAGAGGCCCATTTTCTCTAACTTTGTTAGTGAATTGCACAAAACATACAAGGTGCTTCATAGTGTAGAGGTGTAAGATTAACAATATGGAAACAACGCAAATACTCAAGATATGAAAACAGGTATTATGAGGTAAATTAAAGCTATTACACAATATCGGAGTCATTTTCTAGGTACTACTACACACAATGAATGGAAGTGAAAATTAAGGCTCACCAGCAGAAATAGCATTACATATGATTGtttttgataataaaataaaaggaatatcACGTTGCTTTCAGAAGAAAACAACTGAGAATCAGGTTTTTGTTCACAGTAAATCAGCATAAAATCACACATCGCAGCAGCTttgggctaaaaaaaaaaaaaaaaatgcacccgttatattttattcaagttGCAAAGTTTTCTTGACCACAGGGTGAATTTCATATCCCACGGATTCACAGGATGAATAATAATGTGAAAGTATGTGGAAATAAACCCAAACTCGTCAGTAATCAACAGCTTTTTGGCTTGAACTCTGGCATCCACTGAGTTCATTTGGTGAGAAGTACTAAACTCAGAAgaacataattaaaattaaaattaatatgaaaaagtagatacattttgtacttgaGTTATGAGACTAAAATAACACTATTTTTtccagaaataaaaaagaagtgtaATGAACACAAACCAAGCCATTTATCATTAAGAATcgttttcaaatacaattaaattaaaaatgttttcgaGCAGCGGTCAAATTATTTTAAAGCTGAAAGCAGGGctgtggtcaattataattgtaatggtGTAAtttataattcattacaatcatggcgtaattacaattgtaagttaaaaaacatgtttctgtcgtaatcgtaattaaattcaaGTTGAGTTGAGATcattgactttataattgtcATGAACATTTTATGAAGATTaattgtcaattgtaatttaacacaaaactggggaaccatgttacagttctacacatacagtatgtagttaattattaaaatgtgtttcatatcgagctttcctacattttaccattaaaaaataaataaatcgaggggtatactgacacaaaaaaggctcagatgcccacaccacaaatattaaaacctatattttcattgattaggaagcctaacaatgcaaccaatagatagaaaatacattttatgatatatatttgttattagtgtattttacagctgatttaggaccagttatcataacagatgctaacagaaagctagcaagaggaaagttaacttttattaggttatttatttcaggcttggtaattgggattaattgtaactgaaatttagtaattcagaacgtaactggaaaaaaaaataatcacaatttaattgcaattggaaaaaatgctggtcgaattgtaattgaaaatgtaattataaatgaaaaatgtacttgaccccaaccctgac
It includes:
- the LOC114473820 gene encoding plasminogen receptor (KT)-like isoform X3 translates to MGFLLSKSLDANFKKQQEFMLHNSRLQLERQIQMQNQMRERQMAMQIAWSREFLKYYGAFFTVATFGLTVGAIKKKKPALFTPIIPLGFIFTYQLDSAYGTLIHRMRGEAESILSSERDRLEMPAGIPTFDSLEKARRAKISLASILEK